In the genome of Halobacterium noricense, one region contains:
- a CDS encoding heavy-metal-associated domain-containing protein → MARTITVEGMSCGGCESTVEDALAGVEGVESASADRERDAATVEGDAATDALVAAVEDAGYDASA, encoded by the coding sequence ATGGCCCGAACCATCACCGTCGAAGGGATGAGCTGTGGCGGCTGCGAATCGACCGTCGAAGACGCCCTCGCCGGCGTCGAAGGCGTCGAGTCTGCGAGTGCGGACCGCGAGCGCGACGCTGCGACCGTCGAGGGCGACGCGGCCACCGACGCCCTCGTCGCTGCCGTCGAGGACGCCGGCTACGACGCGTCCGCGTAA
- a CDS encoding AsnC family transcriptional regulator gives MTDLDETDRRILELLAADARRPYSDIADDVGLSAPAVSDRVANLQDSGVIERFTVDIDRSRLREGANVLVELSVPPGEVETVREAVGSADAVEHVFVTASGAVVCSVRLPIEDVRAWVTETVGTERLRDYEVTLLAEAQWHPSVGEEFAMACAECGNTVTNEGETARIDGDRYHFCCSSCQARFEERYDRHDAEA, from the coding sequence ATGACCGACCTCGACGAGACCGACCGCCGCATTCTCGAACTGCTCGCCGCGGACGCCCGCCGCCCGTACAGCGACATCGCCGACGACGTCGGGCTCTCCGCGCCCGCCGTCTCGGACCGCGTCGCCAACCTCCAGGACAGCGGCGTCATCGAGCGCTTCACCGTGGACATCGACCGCTCGCGGCTCCGCGAGGGCGCGAACGTCCTCGTAGAACTCTCAGTCCCGCCGGGCGAGGTCGAAACCGTCCGCGAGGCCGTCGGCAGTGCGGACGCCGTCGAACACGTCTTCGTCACCGCGAGCGGCGCCGTCGTGTGCTCGGTGCGGCTCCCGATCGAGGACGTCCGTGCGTGGGTGACCGAGACCGTCGGGACCGAGCGCCTCCGCGACTACGAGGTGACGCTGCTCGCGGAAGCACAGTGGCACCCCAGCGTCGGCGAGGAGTTCGCGATGGCGTGCGCGGAGTGCGGGAACACCGTCACCAACGAGGGCGAGACCGCGCGCATCGACGGCGACCGCTACCACTTCTGCTGTTCGTCGTGTCAGGCGCGGTTCGAGGAGCGCTACGACCGCCACGACGCCGAAGCCTAA
- a CDS encoding transglutaminase domain-containing protein, which yields MSDTPGPDARRALLAVVCAIGLVAASTAAPALAGQAPLGGLDSPPAPGEVPELLRQLPGADALLGNVDGQRGNFDFGTSAFGALTPGRTASVGGPMSPGQRENATEAHFVAEADESRYWRTEAYTTYTGSGWERQQVNRVQPPRPAEERPTEWNEITLRRPATSLPTPWRPVDLTCGNDGCGSTVSLSTTGGIEANPAFSDTQTYRVQSVEPLDDASVLDDVRVAGSVVDTEYTTVETTDRVRERTAEVVGDADNRYDAARRIEQYLEAEKTYSLTDVPEPGDNITDQFLFEQDAGYCEYFATAMTTMLRTQDVPARYVVGYAGGEHVGDNRYLVRGADAHAWVEVYFENVGWVRFDPTPGDARESARDALHEDERNFDVSLNRTVVPGERVTATVTTAGLPARNIALVVNGDRVGQTDANGTVAFTVPYAEELRVEVSTTVNLTASSSSLAPAGVGGGDRAYSVASPAVAQQDDGNDSAQTFDVNADVQFAFDGDVDPGTERTLTVTVAGRPFPDATVSVAGVEQGQTDENGRITVQVPEDASGVLDVTASRDDLSETTTYPVDDLSVAVSPSLVAPLPGTTATAHVTSGTEPVSGAAVTVAGERVGTTNADGTVSFEIPLTRAPAVVATASEKTTTTYLGWVLSSAAVAVLVALGALAGVVLGAQQRGITPQTVASALVAVARGGVSYAVGALVGLADSLDDLAAELRTAAADGWRGVLAWFASLPGRVRFPDVRGWLAGVVATVGATSGRESEATERGVESSSDAADGRLQAVWRRFVAVVGVDRWETKTPAAVAREAIARGFPKEPVYALTAAFRDAAYGGRSDSSRLDRAEEALDSVREDEREEGEQ from the coding sequence ATGAGCGACACCCCCGGTCCCGACGCGCGACGCGCCCTCCTCGCAGTCGTCTGCGCCATCGGCCTCGTCGCCGCCTCCACGGCCGCACCAGCGCTCGCTGGACAGGCCCCGCTGGGCGGCCTCGACTCGCCGCCCGCACCCGGCGAGGTCCCGGAACTCCTGCGCCAACTCCCCGGAGCCGACGCGCTCCTCGGCAACGTGGACGGTCAGCGGGGCAACTTCGACTTCGGGACGTCCGCGTTCGGCGCACTCACGCCGGGGCGGACGGCGAGCGTCGGCGGACCGATGTCGCCCGGCCAGCGCGAGAACGCGACGGAGGCGCACTTCGTCGCGGAAGCCGACGAGTCGCGGTACTGGCGGACGGAAGCGTACACGACCTACACCGGCTCGGGCTGGGAGCGCCAGCAGGTCAACCGCGTGCAGCCGCCGCGTCCCGCCGAGGAGCGGCCGACCGAGTGGAACGAGATTACGCTGCGCCGACCCGCGACCTCGTTGCCGACGCCGTGGCGCCCGGTCGACCTCACGTGCGGGAACGACGGCTGTGGCTCCACGGTGTCGCTGAGCACGACCGGCGGCATCGAGGCGAACCCCGCGTTCTCCGATACTCAGACGTATCGCGTGCAGAGTGTCGAACCGCTGGACGACGCGAGCGTGCTCGACGACGTGCGCGTCGCGGGCAGCGTCGTCGACACCGAGTACACGACCGTCGAGACGACCGACCGCGTCCGCGAGCGCACCGCGGAGGTGGTCGGGGACGCCGACAACCGCTACGACGCCGCGCGCCGCATCGAGCAGTACCTCGAAGCCGAGAAGACGTACTCGCTGACCGACGTCCCCGAGCCCGGCGACAACATCACCGACCAGTTCCTCTTCGAGCAGGACGCGGGCTACTGCGAGTACTTCGCCACCGCGATGACGACGATGCTGCGCACGCAGGACGTTCCCGCGCGCTACGTCGTCGGCTACGCGGGCGGCGAGCACGTCGGCGACAACAGATACCTCGTCCGTGGCGCGGACGCCCACGCGTGGGTCGAGGTGTACTTCGAGAACGTCGGCTGGGTGCGCTTCGACCCGACGCCCGGCGACGCCCGCGAGAGCGCCCGCGACGCGCTCCACGAGGACGAGCGCAACTTCGACGTCTCCCTGAACCGGACCGTGGTGCCGGGCGAGCGCGTGACCGCGACGGTGACGACCGCGGGCCTGCCCGCGCGCAACATCGCGCTCGTCGTGAACGGCGACCGCGTCGGGCAGACCGACGCGAACGGCACAGTCGCGTTCACGGTTCCGTACGCCGAGGAGTTGCGCGTCGAAGTGTCGACGACGGTCAATCTCACGGCGTCCAGCAGTTCGCTCGCGCCCGCTGGCGTCGGTGGCGGCGACCGCGCGTACAGCGTCGCGTCGCCGGCAGTCGCCCAGCAGGACGACGGCAACGACTCCGCACAGACGTTCGACGTGAACGCGGACGTCCAGTTCGCCTTCGACGGGGACGTCGACCCCGGCACGGAGCGCACGCTCACCGTCACCGTCGCCGGCCGGCCGTTCCCGGACGCCACGGTCAGCGTCGCCGGCGTCGAACAGGGCCAGACGGACGAGAATGGCCGCATCACGGTCCAGGTTCCCGAGGACGCCAGCGGCGTGCTCGACGTGACGGCGTCCCGCGACGACCTCAGCGAGACGACGACCTACCCCGTTGACGACCTCTCTGTCGCAGTGTCGCCCTCGCTCGTCGCGCCGCTTCCCGGCACGACGGCCACCGCGCACGTCACGTCGGGCACCGAACCGGTGAGCGGTGCGGCCGTCACGGTCGCCGGCGAGCGCGTCGGCACGACAAACGCTGACGGCACCGTCTCCTTCGAGATACCGCTGACGCGCGCGCCGGCGGTCGTCGCGACCGCCAGCGAAAAGACCACGACGACGTACCTCGGCTGGGTACTGTCGTCCGCCGCGGTCGCGGTGCTCGTGGCCCTCGGCGCGCTCGCTGGCGTCGTGCTGGGCGCGCAGCAGCGCGGTATCACGCCGCAAACCGTCGCGAGTGCGCTCGTCGCCGTCGCTCGCGGGGGCGTGTCGTACGCGGTCGGCGCACTCGTCGGGCTCGCCGACTCCCTCGACGACCTCGCCGCGGAACTCCGGACGGCCGCTGCGGACGGCTGGCGCGGCGTCCTCGCGTGGTTTGCGTCCCTCCCGGGCCGCGTCCGATTCCCGGACGTCCGCGGGTGGCTCGCGGGCGTCGTAGCGACTGTCGGCGCGACGAGTGGGCGCGAATCCGAGGCGACCGAGCGAGGAGTCGAGTCGAGCTCGGACGCCGCTGACGGCCGCTTGCAAGCGGTGTGGCGGCGGTTCGTCGCGGTCGTCGGCGTGGACCGCTGGGAGACGAAGACGCCCGCGGCGGTCGCACGGGAAGCCATCGCGCGCGGGTTCCCGAAGGAGCCCGTGTACGCACTCACGGCCGCATTCCGGGACGCCGCGTACGGCGGCCGCTCGGACTCCTCGCGGCTCGACCGCGCAGAGGAGGCGCTGGATTCGGTGCGCGAGGACGAGCGCGAGGAGGGCGAACAGTGA
- a CDS encoding DUF7269 family protein, with product MTALRRTLLAAVGVAGVGVAVGVVVGLAPASLVGAASGLNATLATAVVAAGLVGYAFRRRRRTEPVTESSMLADTGSETTAADPGQPVDGALDRIADGSDAFAGEARTRVRERIRETAVRACAQKHGISRDEAADAVARGEWTSDPVAARFLGDERAPRYPLRERLRRWVHPDRAFRRRVEHSVDATHDLATEGSR from the coding sequence GTGACCGCGCTCCGCAGAACGCTGCTGGCGGCGGTCGGCGTCGCTGGCGTCGGGGTCGCCGTCGGCGTGGTCGTCGGGCTCGCACCAGCGTCGCTCGTCGGCGCAGCCAGTGGCCTGAACGCGACGCTCGCAACCGCCGTCGTCGCCGCCGGACTGGTCGGGTACGCGTTCCGTCGACGTCGACGAACCGAGCCCGTCACCGAGTCGTCGATGCTCGCGGACACAGGCAGTGAGACGACTGCGGCCGACCCCGGGCAGCCGGTCGACGGCGCGCTCGACCGAATCGCGGACGGCAGCGACGCGTTCGCGGGGGAAGCACGGACGCGCGTCCGCGAGCGGATTCGCGAGACGGCGGTTCGAGCGTGCGCGCAGAAACACGGCATCTCGCGGGACGAAGCCGCGGACGCCGTCGCGCGTGGCGAGTGGACGAGCGACCCGGTCGCCGCGCGTTTCCTCGGGGACGAGCGCGCGCCACGGTACCCGCTCCGCGAGCGCCTGCGCAGGTGGGTGCACCCCGACCGGGCGTTCCGGCGGCGCGTCGAGCACAGCGTCGACGCGACCCACGACCTCGCCACGGAGGGGTCGCGGTGA
- a CDS encoding DUF58 domain-containing protein, with translation MSQSRFTGGLLAALALAGAGVASGRPALFVAAVIPLVFVLYGALSAPRGSDTVRVTRDLSTESPLPGDRVAVELTVENVSGGALPDVRVADGVPGDIRVVDGSPDAALALPADGTATVEYTIVSDRGQFPFDSPTVLVRGASATNARTVDAPVEGASELNCQVSVADVPLRRQTTAYAGTLPTDSGGPGIEFHSTREYQRGDPASRINWRRYAKTGELSTVNYRERRAAAVVLAVDARDASDATAHSGTPSGASLSAYAAARAVEPLETAGHRVSLAVFGIDDPVTGGTDPAWVPPGTGDAHHARIATVLDAAVEGGAGDSESTTERAERESTEQSAAAADGGSWLGADDDAHIDRFAERVPPGTQVVVCSPALDEFPVALTRRLAADGHHVTAVSPDVTATDTPGRTLAATDRALSLSDLRAAGAHVVDWSPDEPLASAVARATTTIRGGQR, from the coding sequence GTGAGCCAGTCGCGGTTCACTGGCGGCCTGCTGGCCGCGCTCGCGCTCGCCGGCGCGGGCGTGGCGAGCGGCCGGCCGGCGCTATTCGTCGCGGCTGTGATTCCGCTCGTGTTCGTGCTGTACGGCGCACTCTCGGCCCCGCGAGGTAGCGACACAGTTCGCGTGACCCGCGACCTCTCGACGGAGTCGCCGCTGCCCGGTGACCGCGTCGCGGTCGAACTCACTGTCGAGAACGTCAGCGGCGGCGCGCTCCCGGACGTCCGCGTCGCCGACGGCGTTCCCGGCGACATCCGCGTGGTGGACGGCTCGCCAGACGCCGCGCTCGCGCTCCCGGCAGACGGCACGGCGACCGTCGAGTACACGATAGTCTCGGACCGCGGCCAGTTCCCGTTCGACTCGCCGACGGTCCTGGTCCGTGGCGCGAGCGCGACGAACGCCCGCACGGTTGACGCGCCCGTCGAGGGTGCGAGCGAACTGAACTGCCAAGTGAGCGTCGCTGACGTACCGCTTCGCCGGCAGACGACGGCATACGCGGGGACGCTTCCAACCGACTCCGGCGGGCCGGGCATCGAGTTCCACTCGACGCGCGAGTACCAGCGCGGCGACCCCGCGAGCCGCATCAACTGGCGGCGCTACGCCAAGACGGGCGAACTCTCCACGGTGAACTACCGGGAGCGGCGCGCAGCGGCCGTCGTGCTCGCCGTGGACGCCCGCGACGCGAGTGACGCGACTGCCCACTCCGGCACGCCATCCGGAGCGTCACTGTCCGCGTACGCCGCAGCGCGCGCCGTCGAACCGCTCGAAACCGCCGGGCATCGCGTCAGTCTCGCGGTGTTCGGCATCGACGACCCCGTGACCGGCGGGACGGACCCCGCGTGGGTGCCGCCGGGAACCGGCGACGCCCACCACGCGCGTATTGCGACTGTGCTCGACGCCGCCGTCGAAGGCGGGGCGGGCGATTCCGAATCGACGACGGAACGGGCCGAGCGCGAGTCTACCGAACAATCGGCTGCCGCGGCCGACGGTGGCAGTTGGCTCGGCGCGGACGACGACGCGCACATCGACCGGTTCGCCGAGCGCGTGCCGCCGGGCACGCAGGTCGTGGTCTGCTCGCCCGCGCTCGACGAGTTCCCGGTGGCACTGACGCGCCGCCTCGCGGCCGACGGCCACCACGTCACCGCGGTCAGCCCGGACGTCACCGCGACGGACACGCCCGGGCGGACGCTCGCCGCGACTGACCGCGCGCTCTCGCTCTCGGACCTCCGGGCTGCCGGCGCGCACGTCGTCGACTGGTCGCCGGACGAACCGCTGGCCAGCGCGGTCGCCCGCGCGACGACCACGATTCGAGGGGGGCAGCGATGA
- a CDS encoding DUF7519 family protein, producing the protein MSTETVRRPTLVAGAAMLAVALFAVNDASATYGLLAFLTAVGGGVLAVATGLATREEPLSVFAASVLAPVGGVVVLATAGLSAADLPLLADVLDPLVVVALATAGFGATAAFTGGVGGGAVGRAFSVVVATTILPFLATVAVLVGRVQQDVGVLGELVDIVGLIVGLVRSPTGSGIDVVVFFVLVAATARALAAGVSAAPLVELAPRDRRESVSRASRYVVAACLTVWRLFALSWAVVFFAFVTGIAERAVAQMPDSVVSLVGTLASAGVLRTLMLAAIVVSLLVVVVLRVARLATGDHRESLRRVASAAGGGVLAVVVGVVFASRVVAEVRRALPQQARANFEGVVGTFGEPALALVALLAPLAALSALLLAFAGLGWLRAIPQRSAPAAVAAGGLVVAAAAAGMQGAPREFVFALVAAGMVAWDVGEYGVGVAAELERHAPTARAEVVHVAAAAAVGVLAYYAATLVGGVAAGFRTPDAGAALVALVAAGVGLAALVGALAE; encoded by the coding sequence ATGAGCACCGAGACCGTTCGCCGGCCGACGCTCGTCGCCGGCGCCGCGATGCTCGCGGTGGCGCTGTTCGCCGTCAACGACGCCAGCGCCACGTACGGCCTGCTGGCGTTCCTCACGGCCGTGGGCGGCGGTGTGCTCGCCGTGGCGACCGGGCTCGCGACGCGTGAGGAGCCGCTGTCCGTGTTCGCGGCGTCCGTGCTCGCGCCCGTAGGTGGTGTCGTCGTCCTCGCCACCGCCGGGCTCTCGGCCGCCGACCTCCCGCTGCTCGCGGACGTGCTCGACCCGCTGGTCGTCGTCGCGCTCGCGACCGCCGGCTTCGGCGCGACGGCGGCGTTCACGGGCGGCGTCGGCGGCGGCGCAGTCGGCCGCGCGTTCTCCGTCGTCGTCGCGACTACCATCCTCCCGTTCCTCGCGACTGTCGCCGTGCTCGTCGGACGCGTGCAGCAGGACGTGGGCGTGCTCGGCGAACTCGTGGACATCGTGGGGCTGATTGTCGGCCTCGTCCGCTCGCCCACCGGGTCCGGTATCGACGTGGTCGTGTTCTTCGTGCTCGTCGCAGCGACGGCGCGCGCGCTCGCTGCCGGCGTGAGCGCCGCGCCGTTGGTCGAACTCGCGCCACGCGACCGCCGCGAGTCGGTGTCGCGGGCGAGCCGCTACGTGGTCGCCGCGTGTCTGACCGTCTGGCGGCTGTTCGCGCTGAGTTGGGCGGTCGTGTTCTTCGCGTTCGTCACCGGTATCGCGGAGCGCGCTGTCGCACAGATGCCGGACAGCGTCGTCTCGCTCGTCGGCACGCTCGCCTCGGCCGGCGTACTGCGAACGCTCATGTTGGCTGCCATCGTAGTCTCCTTGCTCGTGGTCGTCGTCCTGCGCGTCGCACGCCTCGCGACCGGTGACCACCGCGAGAGCCTCCGTCGGGTCGCGTCGGCAGCGGGCGGCGGCGTGCTCGCGGTCGTCGTCGGCGTCGTGTTCGCTAGCCGGGTCGTCGCGGAAGTCCGGCGCGCGCTCCCCCAGCAGGCGCGAGCGAACTTCGAGGGCGTCGTCGGGACGTTCGGCGAGCCGGCGCTGGCGCTCGTCGCCCTGCTCGCGCCGCTGGCCGCGCTCTCGGCGCTCCTGCTGGCGTTCGCGGGGCTGGGCTGGCTTCGCGCGATTCCCCAGCGCAGCGCGCCCGCCGCCGTCGCAGCAGGCGGGCTCGTGGTCGCCGCGGCCGCTGCTGGCATGCAGGGCGCGCCCCGCGAGTTCGTGTTCGCGCTCGTCGCCGCGGGGATGGTCGCGTGGGACGTCGGCGAGTACGGCGTCGGCGTCGCGGCAGAGTTGGAGCGGCACGCGCCGACGGCTCGCGCGGAGGTCGTCCACGTCGCCGCCGCGGCCGCCGTCGGCGTTCTCGCGTACTACGCCGCCACGCTCGTCGGCGGGGTCGCAGCCGGCTTCCGGACGCCGGACGCGGGCGCGGCGCTGGTCGCGCTCGTCGCGGCAGGCGTAGGACTAGCGGCGCTAGTCGGCGCGCTCGCCGAGTGA
- a CDS encoding glutaredoxin family protein: protein MRTLYVQLLCPYCRKVKRALDDLGVGYETERVSFFKFRRDEVREVSGQSQVPVLVDPEHGVDGMNESSDIAGRISASYRTGSENIVEYLYETYGDGTSER from the coding sequence ATGCGGACGCTGTATGTCCAGCTGCTCTGCCCGTACTGTCGGAAAGTCAAACGCGCGCTCGACGACCTCGGCGTCGGCTACGAGACCGAACGCGTCTCTTTCTTCAAGTTCCGCCGCGACGAGGTCCGCGAAGTCAGCGGCCAGTCGCAGGTGCCCGTGCTCGTGGATCCCGAGCACGGGGTCGACGGGATGAACGAGAGCAGCGACATTGCCGGGAGAATCTCGGCAAGCTATCGGACAGGGTCCGAGAACATCGTGGAGTACCTCTACGAGACGTACGGGGACGGAACGAGCGAGCGATGA
- a CDS encoding AAA family ATPase: protein MDADTAARTCTDVIDAVSEAVVTDRAFLETVLSGALARGHVLLEDVPGTGKTLTARSLANALGLGFTRVQFTPDLLPSDITGSHVYDARTESFEFNPGPVFANVVLADEINRAPPKTQAALLEAMEEGQVSVDGETHQLPEPFFVIATQNPVEQEGTFRLPEAQRDRFAVKAGIGYPDGAGERELIDRRADRQTTTPEVSQVVPDDALADLQQVPETVSVSDGVRDYVVDIGRATREDERVEVGVSPRGTQRLFEVARARAVVQGRDYVTPEDVKRAGEAVLVHRLVLTGQATVEDVDPEDVVRDVLDSVQVPAVT from the coding sequence ATGGACGCCGACACCGCCGCCCGGACGTGCACCGACGTGATAGACGCGGTCAGCGAGGCGGTCGTCACCGACCGCGCGTTCCTCGAAACGGTCCTCTCGGGCGCGCTCGCTCGCGGTCACGTCCTCCTGGAGGACGTGCCCGGCACCGGGAAGACGCTGACCGCGCGCAGCCTCGCGAACGCGCTCGGCCTCGGCTTCACCCGCGTGCAGTTCACGCCCGACCTCCTCCCGTCGGACATCACCGGCTCGCACGTCTACGACGCCCGCACCGAGTCCTTCGAATTCAACCCCGGCCCCGTGTTCGCGAACGTCGTGCTTGCGGACGAAATCAACCGCGCACCCCCGAAAACGCAGGCCGCGCTCCTCGAAGCGATGGAAGAAGGGCAGGTGAGCGTGGACGGCGAGACCCACCAGCTCCCCGAGCCCTTCTTCGTGATTGCGACTCAGAACCCCGTCGAGCAGGAAGGGACATTTCGACTGCCGGAAGCCCAGCGCGACCGCTTCGCCGTGAAAGCCGGCATCGGCTACCCCGACGGCGCGGGCGAACGCGAACTCATCGACCGCCGCGCCGACCGCCAGACCACCACGCCCGAGGTGTCCCAGGTCGTCCCCGACGACGCGCTCGCCGACCTCCAGCAGGTCCCGGAGACGGTCTCGGTCAGCGACGGCGTCCGCGACTACGTCGTCGACATCGGGCGCGCCACCCGCGAGGACGAGCGCGTCGAAGTCGGCGTCAGCCCCCGGGGTACCCAGCGCCTCTTCGAGGTCGCTCGCGCCCGCGCCGTGGTGCAGGGCCGCGACTACGTCACGCCCGAGGACGTCAAGCGAGCGGGCGAGGCCGTGCTCGTCCACCGGCTCGTGCTCACCGGTCAGGCCACCGTCGAGGACGTCGACCCCGAGGACGTCGTCCGGGACGTCCTCGACAGCGTGCAGGTGCCGGCCGTCACGTAA
- a CDS encoding sulfatase: MGPDTELSNVVLVTVDSLRADAIGAYDAQRHTPVMDRLAQRGTVFERAFANGNWTPFSFPSMLSSRPVFADSDEVGVSESPTLASALSDADLATGGFNAANGFLTSHWGYDEGFDEFEPFVASVGSSIYSRYLATHPTVEAWLQLATSPLRRAGSWLRGDTNDRPFLDTSRMFDVEHAATEFVEDTDEPFFLWVHYMDAHTPYVPAPRYIREVSSNVLGTHRMLHAHTRTGLGWEVGERTLGDLRTLYQAAVRQVDASIGRLLDTLDEEGVADETAVVLAGDHGEEFQEHGHLAHYPKLYDELIHAPLVVDVPDTEPRRIEQQVGLDSIPPTITDLLDVDANAEWQGDSLAPAVLDGDEPDDDPVVSVTVRGESVTAQPIPRSLDDGDLLVSVRDADWTYVENVDADTHELYHRPSDPGQQDDRSVDPSAEAREAVERFAPLVDEHAAVIRDRSGTTEAAVDEDLGARLEALGYK; this comes from the coding sequence ATGGGACCTGACACAGAGCTTTCGAACGTCGTACTCGTCACGGTCGACTCGCTCCGAGCGGACGCCATCGGAGCGTACGACGCACAGCGACACACGCCGGTGATGGATCGCCTCGCCCAGCGAGGGACCGTCTTCGAACGCGCGTTCGCGAACGGGAACTGGACGCCGTTCTCGTTCCCGTCGATGCTCTCCTCCCGGCCGGTGTTCGCCGATTCCGACGAGGTCGGCGTCAGCGAGTCGCCGACGCTCGCCTCGGCGCTCTCCGACGCAGACCTCGCCACCGGCGGGTTCAACGCGGCGAACGGCTTTCTCACCTCGCACTGGGGCTACGACGAGGGGTTCGACGAGTTCGAGCCGTTCGTCGCCAGCGTCGGGTCGAGCATCTACAGCCGCTACCTCGCCACCCACCCCACCGTCGAGGCGTGGCTCCAGCTCGCGACGTCGCCGCTGCGCCGCGCCGGGTCGTGGCTGCGCGGCGACACCAACGACCGGCCGTTCCTCGACACGTCCCGGATGTTCGACGTCGAGCACGCCGCCACGGAGTTCGTCGAGGATACGGACGAGCCGTTCTTCCTGTGGGTCCACTACATGGACGCGCACACGCCGTACGTCCCCGCGCCGCGGTACATCCGTGAGGTGTCCTCGAACGTGCTCGGCACCCACCGGATGCTGCACGCGCACACCCGCACCGGCCTCGGCTGGGAGGTCGGCGAGCGCACGCTCGGCGACCTCCGCACGCTCTACCAGGCCGCCGTCCGGCAGGTCGACGCCAGCATCGGCCGCCTGCTGGACACCCTCGACGAGGAAGGCGTCGCCGACGAGACCGCAGTCGTGCTCGCCGGCGACCACGGCGAGGAGTTCCAGGAGCACGGCCACCTCGCGCACTACCCGAAGCTGTACGACGAACTGATTCACGCGCCGCTGGTCGTCGACGTGCCCGACACGGAGCCGCGACGTATCGAGCAGCAGGTCGGCCTGGACTCGATTCCACCGACCATCACGGACCTGCTGGACGTCGACGCGAACGCCGAGTGGCAGGGCGACTCCCTGGCCCCCGCGGTCCTCGACGGCGACGAGCCCGACGACGACCCGGTCGTGTCGGTGACCGTGCGCGGCGAGTCGGTGACCGCCCAGCCCATCCCGCGTTCGCTGGACGACGGCGACCTGCTCGTGAGCGTCCGCGACGCGGACTGGACGTACGTCGAGAACGTCGACGCCGACACCCACGAACTGTACCACCGGCCGTCAGACCCCGGCCAGCAGGACGACCGCTCCGTCGACCCGTCGGCGGAAGCCCGCGAGGCCGTCGAGCGATTCGCGCCGCTGGTCGACGAGCACGCAGCCGTCATCCGCGACCGAAGCGGGACGACCGAGGCCGCGGTCGACGAGGACCTCGGCGCGCGACTGGAAGCACTCGGCTACAAATAG
- a CDS encoding GtrA family protein, giving the protein MVRRYLRGLYEGPFAVQLRRFVAVGAFTAGVQMVLLWLFVDLGRLNYLVGAVVAIEITIVLSYVLNNAWTFRRYRNSGTADFLVGLLKTNVIRGSAIPLQVGVLFALVEWRAVPYLLANAFAILVSGLYRYVLDARWTWG; this is encoded by the coding sequence ATGGTGCGACGCTACCTCCGCGGCCTCTACGAGGGGCCGTTCGCGGTGCAGTTGCGGCGGTTCGTCGCCGTCGGCGCGTTCACGGCGGGCGTTCAGATGGTGTTGCTGTGGCTGTTCGTGGACCTCGGCCGCCTGAACTACCTCGTCGGCGCGGTCGTCGCCATCGAAATCACCATCGTCCTCTCGTACGTCCTCAACAACGCGTGGACGTTCCGCCGCTACCGGAACAGCGGCACCGCCGACTTCCTCGTCGGCTTGCTGAAGACGAACGTCATCCGCGGCTCCGCGATTCCGCTGCAGGTCGGCGTCCTGTTCGCGCTCGTGGAGTGGCGCGCGGTCCCGTACCTGCTCGCGAACGCGTTCGCCATCCTCGTCAGCGGCCTCTACCGCTACGTCCTCGACGCGCGCTGGACGTGGGGATAG
- a CDS encoding GNAT family N-acetyltransferase produces MPVVRADTDARYEDALDVRYAVFVDEQGVPEDLEVDEYEDDALHFVAYDEHDEPVGAARLREYEAGVGKVERVAVREARRGEGWGAALMDALEAAARERFDELFLHAQLPAAGFYDRRGYVRDGDEFEEAGIPHVAMHKQLD; encoded by the coding sequence ATGCCGGTCGTGCGAGCCGACACCGACGCCCGCTACGAGGACGCCCTCGACGTCAGGTACGCCGTGTTCGTCGACGAGCAGGGCGTTCCCGAAGACCTCGAAGTCGACGAGTACGAGGACGATGCGCTTCACTTCGTTGCCTACGACGAACACGACGAGCCCGTTGGGGCTGCGCGTCTCCGCGAGTACGAGGCAGGCGTGGGGAAAGTCGAGCGCGTCGCCGTCCGCGAAGCCCGCCGCGGCGAGGGCTGGGGCGCAGCGCTGATGGACGCCCTCGAAGCCGCCGCACGCGAGCGGTTCGACGAACTGTTCCTCCACGCCCAACTGCCCGCTGCGGGGTTCTACGACCGCCGCGGCTACGTCCGCGACGGCGACGAGTTCGAGGAAGCTGGCATCCCCCACGTCGCGATGCACAAGCAGTTGGACTGA